From the Apis cerana isolate GH-2021 linkage group LG3, AcerK_1.0, whole genome shotgun sequence genome, one window contains:
- the LOC107997341 gene encoding carbohydrate-responsive element-binding protein isoform X4 produces MSRFPETNSCLRRISSGFLSNRFNLHKNEIIANGYRCGLPIPRKKLTSPKWNRFKGIRLRWKDKIRLNNVIWRCWHMQFILKQNTLVCQFASPLDVDTHNKPEAVVLEGKYWKRKLAAVTAEYKKWRMFYRNKILGWTNKDGTEMMESMDVLDWGNGLGTSGNFGAGTGNTHGGTSGTPGGESMMVDEDYMELMTDTLFSTISSNQPIYFPDPREIARGASLADFIQPSLGPLQPNLDDFMDTLEPLQEFLNSKLPPVPEEDDMFRNSTLNTNYPDLDLMTPMNQINELSQEATVKNEQASQQTLVQDEQAGTIQNLQYTAKIYTQPQPEPTNAFRNNNITLAENYNAIQQSYESSSTSQPVREKSRPSRISSRSNRVIQQSQQRNTYQRTAQQNSPYQQSSQPPYAMEIQTVLTPVQNQVQMTSLNDQSIHANQISPITNLVTVQQNFGQTNSIVSSQHRSIRPLPPVAPISTKPYKVVQPQQCYKFSTLPQSFNAQQCKFSTNNFKTHPTQQVVSVSTEQPSQSPILLQCRSSGLDLTTPTIQPTKLLPQSNSEKEEVFAVPKYQMKARNRSRSSSSLTSPRIHPPPLVSAASDPALNLNNNVLLAQLLTNNTSGIHTMNMPADNIMPTVNQTTTMKYISSMLPPSASPTQITTTHHITTPVTVQTMQTSTVQVQSQQQAMQQTTCSQQMLLNTNTQAHQPQNSPGSPKDNSNAHSPQGLNLSPLHSPMSIGSPLSPSRGYIKGETERGQYKEQRRVGHIHAEQKRRYNIKNGFDMLHSLIPQLNQNPNTKMSKAAMLQKGADYIRQLRAERNQLKEEMDSLRHQIECLNTSISNCQSMLPATGAPISRHRTNKMKEMFDEYVRTRTRENWKFWIFSILLEPLMISFNTSVSTASIEDLYRSTILWVEQHCSLVDLRPAVLNSLRYLCTATDILSDPGRLPEEALAAVDRTERRRSTQ; encoded by the exons ATGTCAAGATTTCCAGAAACTAACAGTTGCCTACGTCGTATTTCTTCTGGATTCTTATCTAATCGATTTAAtcttcataaaaatgaaattattgccAATGGATACAGATGTGGTCTTCCAATACCAAGGAAG AAATTGACATCGCCCAAGTGGAATCGATTCAAAGGAATCAGGCTGAGATGGAAGGACAAGATTAGACTGAACAACGTGATATGGAGATGCTGGCACATGCAAT TTATTTTAAAGCAAAATACGCTGGTGTGCCAATTCGCGTCTCCGTTGGATGTTGATACTCACAATAAACCTGAG gcCGTAGTCTTAGaaggaaaatattggaaaCGAAAACTAGCGGCGGTTACTGCAGAATACAAGAAATGGCGTATGTTTTATCGGAACAAAATCCTTGGTTGGACAAACAAAGATGGCACCGAaatg ATGGAATCGATGGATGTGTTAGATTGGGGCAACGGATTAGGAACTTCGGGCAACTTTGGAGCAGGTACAGGCAACACACACGGAGGGACCAGTGGGACTCCAGGAGGAGAGAGTATGATGGTTGATGAAGATTACATGGAGCTTATGACTGATACATTATTTTCTACAATCAGTTCAAATCAACCAATATACTTTCCCGATCCGAGAGAAATTG CGCGAGGAGCTAGTCTGGCGGATTTTATACAACCCAGTCTAGGACCACTCCAGCCAAATTTAGATGATTTTATGGATACTCTTGAACCATTACAAG aatttttgaattcaaaGTTGCCCCCTGTCCCTGAGGAAGACGATATGTTTCGAAATAGTACTTTGAATACAAATTATCCTGATCTCGATCTGATGACGCCTATGAATCAGATTAACGAATTGAGCCAAGAAGCGACGGTAAAGAATGAACAAGCTTCTCAACAAACGTTAGTACAGGATGAACAAGCAGGTACTATACAAAATCTTCAATATACAGCTAAAATATATACTCAACCTCAACCAGAGCCAACGAATGCgttcagaaataataatat aaCTTTAGCTGAGAATTATAATGCTATACAACAAAGTTATGAATCTTCTTCGACCAGTCAACCTGTCAGAGAAAAAAGTCGGCCAAGTAGAATTTCTTCGAGAAGTAATCGAGTAATTCAACAATCTCAGCAACGAAATACTTATCAACGTACAGCGCAACAAAATTCGCCATATCAACAGTCTTCACAGCCACCTTATGCCATGGAAATTCAAACCGTTCTAACACCAGTTCAAAACCAAGTTCAAATGACATCATTGAATGATCAATCTATTCATGCAAATCAAATTTCACCTATCACAAATCTGGTAACCGTGCAGCAAAATTTCGGACAAACAAATTCCATAGTATCAAGTCAACATAGAAGTATTAGGCCTTTACCACCAGTTGCACCAATTTCAACAAAACCATATAAAGTTGTTCAACCGCAACAATGTTATAAATTCTCTACACTTCCACAAAGCTTTAATGCGCAGCAATGTAAATTCAGCACTAATAATTTCAAG aCACACCCAACACAACAAGTCGTATCGGTTTCCACAGAGCAACCGTCACAGTCACCGATATTATTACAGTGCAGATCCTCCGGTTTGGATCTTACTACACCAACTATACAGCCGACAAAATTATTACCGCAGTCTAAttcagaaaaagaagaagttttTGCTGTACCTAAG taTCAAATGAAAGCAAGAAATAGATCTCGAAGCAGTTCATCATTAACTTCGCCAAGAATTCATCCACCGCCATTAGTATCGGCAGCGAGCGATCCCgctttaaatctaaataacaATGTTTTGCTCGCACAGTTACTCACTAATA ACACATCTGGTATACACACAATGAATATGCCGGCTGATAATATAATGCCAACAGTGAACCAAACAACCACTATGAAATACATCTCATCTATGCTTCCACCTTCAGCTTCGCCTACGCAGATAACGACAACCCACCATATTACCACGCCGGTTACTGTCCAAACTATGCAAACATCTACAGTGCAAGTGCAATCGCAACAACAG GCAATGCAACAGACTACTTGCAGCCaacaaatgttattaaatacaaacacTCAAGCGCATCAGCCACAAAATAGTCCCGGATCACCGAAGGATAACTCTAACGCGCACAGTCCTCAAGGGTTAAATCTCAGTCCTTTGCATAGTCCAATGAGCATAGGAAGTCCATTATCGCCAAGTCGAGGTTACATAAAAGGCGAAACGGAACGAGGACAATATAAAGAACAAAGGAGAGTTGGGCACATTCACGCAGAGCAAAAGcgtagatataatattaaaaatggattTGATATGTTGCATAGTTTAATACCGCAGCTTAATCAAAATCCAAACACAAAGATGAGTAAAGCCGCTATGCTGCAAAAAGGAGCAGATTATATCAGGCAATTAAGGGCGGAAAGAAATCAATTAAAGGAAGAGATGGATAGTTTAAGACATCAAATTGAGTGCCTTAATACATCTATTAG TAATTGTCAATCTATGCTTCCTGCAACGGGTGCTCCAATATCTAGACATAGAACTAATAAAATGAAGGAGATGTTTGACGAATATGTCCGCACGCGTACACGagagaattggaaattttggaTT ttcaGTATATTGCTTGAACCtttaatgatttcttttaatacttCGGTATCAACCGCAAGTATTGAAGATTTATATCGAAGTACAATATTATGGGTCGAGCAACATTGCTCACTCGTTGATCTCAGACCAG CTGTTCTGAATTCTCTAAGATATCTGTGTACTGCCACTGATATTCTATCAGATCCTGGTCGTCTACCCGAAGAAGCACTCGCAGCAGTCGATCGCACAGAACGACGACGATCAACTCAGTGA